Proteins encoded in a region of the Sterolibacterium denitrificans genome:
- a CDS encoding hotdog fold domain-containing protein, which yields MSSFLAPYNRLRGIPFGRRLFSLGVGWRAPYFASIRPYVAEYRSGYAEVRIADRRAVRNHIGTVHAIALCNLAELCAGLVVDSLMPAQLRWIPQGMTVKYLRKASGTLTGKCHLDPSAVREGSVILPVQVFNAAGELVFEAAIDFYVSQRK from the coding sequence ATGAGTTCCTTTCTCGCTCCCTACAATCGTCTGCGCGGCATTCCCTTCGGGCGCCGGCTGTTCAGTCTCGGCGTCGGCTGGCGCGCTCCCTATTTCGCCTCGATCCGTCCTTACGTGGCGGAATATCGCAGCGGCTATGCCGAGGTGCGCATCGCCGATCGGCGCGCCGTGCGCAACCACATCGGCACGGTGCATGCGATCGCCCTGTGCAACCTCGCCGAGCTTTGCGCCGGCCTGGTCGTCGATTCGCTGATGCCGGCGCAACTGCGCTGGATTCCGCAAGGGATGACGGTCAAGTACCTCAGAAAGGCCAGCGGCACCCTCACCGGCAAGTGTCATCTCGATCCTTCGGCAGTCAGGGAAGGCAGCGTGATTCTGCCGGTGCAGGTCTTCAATGCCGCCGGCGAACTGGTGTTCGAGGCGGCGATCGACTTTTACGTCTCGCAACGGAAATGA